One part of the Microbacterium saperdae genome encodes these proteins:
- a CDS encoding chaplin family protein: MRTYLKRALWGTLIAGGITLLGATAANAAETSGEDGLLSGTQAVAPVSAPLTVVGNAISVLGTSTAPAPAPAPAPAPAPAPAPAPAPAPVTSGESGTASGTQAAVTVTVPVTVTGNAVSLLGTSSTSTPTAVSQSEAPQAQTPAAGVPSLTTNGIDGVLSGTQALLQVDVPVTVTGNSVSLLGTSGTNAPAGQGAAAPASPAPSEAATDGSDGVGSGTQVVAPITAPVTVGGNAISILGDSSVTANPRASAPTPASTPAPSGGTSGDDSLLGGSQVTAPIAAPITLVGNAITVGGTSAVSGPAPATPAPAGPVGNAPAAPATSGENGVGGGTQVIAPVTAPVAIGGNAIGVLGDSSVSGGAGTPAPASTPGTPAETSGDDAILGGTQVIAPVSAPVSVVGNAIGVLGDSTVTGGAGAAPAPTAPLTGGGLTTGLDSILGGTQLALPVTLPITIGGNAIAVAGESTVTTPGTTPGTDPGTDPGTDPGTDPGTDPGTDPGTDPGTDPGTDPDALVGAGTASGAATAAAAEGLAMTGGAPAPGVLVIGVLLLLGGLALLRRRTMTA; this comes from the coding sequence ATGCGTACATATCTGAAGCGTGCCCTCTGGGGGACGCTCATCGCCGGCGGGATCACCCTGCTCGGCGCGACGGCCGCGAATGCGGCCGAGACATCCGGCGAGGACGGACTCCTCTCCGGCACCCAGGCAGTGGCACCGGTCTCCGCACCGCTCACCGTCGTCGGCAACGCGATCTCGGTGCTCGGCACCTCGACCGCCCCGGCTCCGGCCCCAGCCCCGGCACCGGCCCCTGCCCCGGCACCGGCACCGGCACCCGCCCCTGCACCGGTGACGAGCGGCGAATCCGGCACCGCCTCCGGCACTCAGGCCGCGGTGACCGTCACCGTTCCCGTCACCGTGACGGGCAACGCGGTGAGCCTTCTCGGCACCTCTTCGACCAGCACTCCGACCGCGGTTTCCCAGAGTGAGGCTCCCCAGGCCCAGACTCCCGCGGCCGGGGTGCCTTCCCTCACGACCAACGGCATCGACGGCGTGCTCTCGGGCACGCAGGCGCTGCTGCAGGTCGATGTGCCGGTGACCGTCACCGGCAACTCGGTGTCGCTGCTCGGCACCAGTGGTACCAACGCCCCGGCAGGGCAGGGAGCCGCAGCACCGGCCTCCCCCGCCCCGAGCGAGGCCGCCACGGATGGATCGGATGGCGTCGGCAGCGGAACCCAGGTCGTCGCTCCGATCACCGCACCGGTGACGGTCGGCGGCAACGCGATCTCGATCCTCGGCGACAGCAGCGTCACCGCGAACCCGAGAGCATCCGCACCCACACCCGCATCGACGCCGGCTCCGTCCGGCGGCACCTCGGGCGATGATTCGCTCCTGGGCGGAAGCCAGGTTACGGCTCCCATCGCCGCTCCGATCACGCTGGTCGGCAACGCGATCACCGTCGGCGGCACCAGCGCCGTGTCAGGACCTGCTCCGGCGACACCCGCCCCGGCGGGCCCGGTCGGGAACGCCCCGGCAGCTCCGGCGACGTCCGGCGAGAACGGCGTCGGAGGCGGCACCCAGGTGATCGCCCCCGTCACGGCTCCCGTCGCCATCGGCGGCAATGCGATCGGCGTCCTCGGTGACAGCAGTGTCTCCGGTGGCGCGGGCACGCCCGCACCGGCATCCACGCCCGGCACTCCTGCCGAGACGTCAGGTGACGATGCGATCCTCGGTGGCACGCAGGTGATCGCGCCGGTCAGCGCACCGGTCTCAGTCGTCGGCAACGCAATCGGGGTGCTCGGTGACAGCACTGTCACCGGAGGTGCAGGCGCCGCGCCGGCACCGACCGCTCCCCTCACGGGAGGCGGCCTCACCACCGGTCTGGACTCGATCCTCGGCGGCACGCAGCTGGCGCTCCCGGTCACCCTGCCGATCACGATCGGCGGCAACGCCATCGCGGTCGCCGGCGAGAGCACGGTCACCACGCCGGGGACGACGCCGGGAACCGACCCCGGCACTGACCCCGGAACCGACCCGGGCACCGATCCCGGCACTGACCCGGGAACCGACCCCGGAACCGATCCGGGAACCGACCCGGGAACCGACCCCGACGCCCTCGTCGGAGCGGGTACGGCATCCGGTGCGGCCACGGCCGCGGCAGCGGAGGGCCTCGCCATGACCGGCGGCGCTCCTGCGCCGGGCGTGCTCGTGATCGGAGTGCTGCTGCTCCTCGGTGGTCTCGCCCTCCTGCGTCGTCGCACGATGACGGCGTAG
- the rplI gene encoding 50S ribosomal protein L9, which produces MAKLILTNEVAGLGSAGDVVEVKNGYARNFLIPQGFATAWTRGGEKQVASIQAARQARAIHDRDDAVALKTAIEGTKVRLAVKAGAAGRLFGSVKTEHVADAVAAAGLGAIDKRKVHITAPIKSTGDHEATVRLHDDVTAVITLQVVAAK; this is translated from the coding sequence ATGGCAAAGCTGATTCTCACGAACGAGGTCGCCGGGCTGGGTAGTGCCGGTGACGTGGTCGAGGTCAAGAACGGGTACGCCCGTAACTTCCTCATCCCCCAGGGTTTCGCTACGGCGTGGACCCGCGGTGGCGAAAAGCAGGTCGCATCGATCCAGGCCGCGCGTCAGGCACGCGCGATCCACGACCGTGACGACGCTGTCGCACTGAAGACCGCCATCGAGGGCACCAAGGTCCGTCTCGCCGTCAAGGCGGGCGCCGCTGGTCGCCTCTTCGGTTCGGTCAAGACCGAGCACGTCGCCGACGCTGTCGCGGCTGCCGGTCTCGGTGCGATCGACAAGCGCAAGGTGCACATCACGGCGCCGATCAAGTCGACCGGTGACCACGAGGCCACCGTTCGTCTGCACGACGACGTGACTGCGGTCATCACGCTGCAGGTCGTCGCCGCCAAGTAA
- the rpsR gene encoding 30S ribosomal protein S18 yields MAGKSSGDRRKPRKGAKNAAPAKSIRVGLIDYKDVATLRKFVSERGKIRARRITGVSVQEQRLIATAIKNAREMALLPYAGAGR; encoded by the coding sequence ATGGCTGGAAAGTCGAGCGGCGACCGCCGCAAGCCGCGGAAGGGCGCGAAGAACGCCGCTCCCGCGAAGTCCATCCGGGTCGGCCTCATCGATTACAAGGATGTCGCCACCCTCCGCAAGTTCGTCTCGGAGCGCGGCAAGATCCGTGCCCGTCGTATCACCGGTGTCTCGGTGCAGGAGCAGCGTCTGATCGCCACGGCGATCAAGAACGCACGCGAAATGGCGCTCCTGCCCTACGCTGGCGCCGGCCGGTAA
- a CDS encoding single-stranded DNA-binding protein: MAGETVITVVGNLTADPELRYTQNGLPVANFTIASTPRNFDRAANEWKDGDALFLRASVWREFAEHVAGSLTKGMRVIAQGRLRQRSYQDREGNQRTAIELEVDEIGPSLRYATAQVTRAASTGGAGGAGGGQSRPAQQVSEEPWSTPGSSTSADAWSTPGSFGDDTPF, from the coding sequence ATGGCCGGCGAAACCGTCATCACCGTTGTGGGCAACCTCACGGCCGACCCCGAGCTGCGTTACACGCAGAACGGGCTGCCGGTGGCGAACTTCACCATCGCATCGACGCCTCGGAACTTCGACCGCGCCGCGAACGAGTGGAAGGACGGCGATGCGCTGTTCCTCCGTGCGTCCGTCTGGCGCGAGTTCGCCGAGCACGTGGCGGGTTCGCTGACCAAGGGCATGCGCGTCATCGCGCAGGGCCGTCTGCGTCAGCGCTCCTACCAGGACCGCGAGGGCAACCAGCGCACCGCGATCGAGCTGGAGGTCGACGAGATCGGCCCCTCGCTCCGGTACGCGACCGCGCAGGTCACCCGTGCGGCGTCGACCGGCGGTGCTGGCGGTGCCGGTGGTGGACAGTCCCGTCCCGCGCAGCAGGTGTCGGAGGAGCCGTGGTCCACGCCCGGCTCGTCGACCAGCGCGGATGCCTGGAGCACTCCGGGCAGCTTCGGCGACGACACCCCCTTCTGA
- the rpsF gene encoding 30S ribosomal protein S6, whose protein sequence is MTHQYELMVILTPEIDERQVAPTLDKFLKVITNDGGSIDKVDIWGKRRLAYEIQKKNEGIYAVVNFTATSEATQELDRQLKLNEQIMRTKVLRAEEAQAMAAFEAKRSEEKAARKAAKAAKA, encoded by the coding sequence GTGACGCACCAGTACGAACTCATGGTCATTCTGACCCCCGAGATCGACGAGCGCCAGGTCGCACCTACGCTCGACAAGTTCCTGAAGGTCATCACCAACGATGGTGGCTCGATTGACAAGGTCGACATCTGGGGTAAGCGCCGTCTGGCCTACGAGATCCAGAAGAAGAACGAGGGCATCTACGCCGTCGTCAACTTCACCGCAACCAGCGAGGCCACGCAGGAGCTCGACCGTCAGCTGAAGCTGAACGAGCAGATCATGCGCACCAAGGTCCTCCGTGCCGAAGAGGCTCAGGCAATGGCCGCATTCGAAGCCAAGCGCTCCGAAGAGAAGGCTGCCCGCAAGGCCGCCAAGGCTGCGAAGGCCTAA
- a CDS encoding ADP-ribosylglycohydrolase family protein, producing MTTPLIDLFTRGIVAGESASSMNADFRVYALPPKRVNRVRILSKLGDDDRTTTVPRPFTHAAPPRTLHPGAGENVEWFAFSARQHARELGLSEWRELAELEADPAGGLRARIGTKLALQNLRGGAEPPQSGHDNAHYFDDIATVRAIAAVAVHGSGGAVDAAHADAAVTHSLDGLWCARASAALFGALVDGASAADAVHLAVTQLPENTWSRRMADTSMHVAADATGPLDRARRLSTQVGDWVYSYPIAAPETFGFLLAHVATARSADDLLLGALAQPRNAASLPALAGAAAAVLFGEDWIPAGLEADGIRLTGLGIPALAGRTVAEVIAG from the coding sequence ATGACCACCCCCCTGATCGATCTGTTCACCCGGGGCATCGTCGCCGGCGAGTCCGCGTCGTCGATGAACGCCGACTTCCGCGTGTATGCACTCCCGCCCAAGCGCGTCAACAGGGTGCGCATCCTGTCGAAGCTCGGTGACGACGACCGCACCACCACGGTGCCGCGCCCGTTCACCCATGCGGCGCCGCCTCGCACCCTGCATCCCGGAGCGGGAGAGAACGTCGAGTGGTTCGCGTTCTCCGCTCGGCAGCATGCGCGGGAGCTGGGTTTGAGCGAGTGGCGTGAGCTCGCCGAGCTCGAGGCCGACCCCGCCGGCGGGTTGCGTGCCCGCATCGGCACCAAGCTCGCGCTGCAGAATCTGCGAGGCGGCGCCGAGCCCCCGCAGTCAGGGCACGACAACGCGCACTACTTCGATGACATCGCCACCGTGCGCGCCATCGCGGCGGTCGCCGTGCACGGATCAGGCGGAGCGGTCGATGCCGCGCACGCCGACGCTGCCGTCACCCACTCCCTCGACGGCCTGTGGTGCGCGAGGGCCAGCGCGGCGCTGTTCGGCGCACTGGTCGACGGCGCGTCCGCGGCCGACGCCGTGCACCTCGCTGTGACGCAACTCCCCGAGAACACCTGGAGCCGCCGGATGGCCGACACCTCGATGCACGTCGCGGCCGACGCGACGGGCCCCCTGGATCGTGCGCGACGCCTGAGCACGCAGGTGGGGGACTGGGTCTACAGCTACCCGATCGCGGCTCCCGAGACGTTCGGTTTCCTGCTCGCCCACGTGGCGACGGCGCGGAGCGCTGACGACCTGCTGCTCGGAGCACTCGCTCAGCCGCGCAACGCCGCGTCTCTCCCTGCGTTGGCCGGCGCCGCGGCGGCCGTGCTGTTCGGAGAGGACTGGATTCCCGCGGGACTGGAAGCCGATGGCATCCGCCTCACGGGTCTCGGCATACCGGCGTTGGCTGGACGCACGGTGGCAGAGGTGATCGCCGGCTGA
- a CDS encoding ADP-ribosylglycohydrolase family protein encodes MTSPTPTLKDRARGSLAGLAIGDAIGRPVEGFSAAEIQAAHGRVTGYLDPEPAGSDDTEYALLTAKTVQRVGVGATAEDFAQTWIEDVLPQADDFKGGGFSEMAAIDNLRRGIRPPLSGDTMHGWSDGLAMRVSPLGIVADGDVELARRLAEADGAVSHTTEGIWAGVVVAVAVTTALTGADAAACYDAGLAAIPADSWTARNLRDARDLVHSGLDDDALALALHDRLAVADYFWADLAPEAVGLAMASVLHADGRAAESILFAVNMGRDADTTAAIAGCIGGAISGIGDLPEEWVAGLRPVVGSCIRSMAGIHPLDAADTLTRIVEEARA; translated from the coding sequence ATGACTTCTCCCACGCCGACCCTGAAGGACCGCGCGCGCGGTTCGCTGGCCGGGCTCGCCATCGGCGATGCGATCGGGCGGCCGGTCGAAGGGTTCTCCGCCGCAGAGATCCAGGCCGCGCACGGGCGGGTGACCGGATATCTCGACCCGGAGCCCGCCGGCAGCGATGACACCGAATACGCCCTGCTGACCGCCAAGACCGTCCAGCGCGTGGGCGTCGGGGCCACGGCTGAGGACTTCGCACAGACCTGGATCGAGGACGTGCTCCCGCAGGCCGACGACTTCAAGGGTGGGGGATTCAGCGAGATGGCGGCGATCGACAACCTGCGTCGCGGCATCCGCCCCCCGCTGAGCGGTGACACGATGCACGGCTGGAGCGACGGGCTCGCGATGCGGGTCAGCCCGCTCGGCATCGTCGCGGACGGCGATGTCGAGCTCGCCCGTCGCCTGGCTGAAGCCGACGGCGCCGTGAGCCACACGACCGAGGGCATCTGGGCCGGCGTGGTGGTCGCCGTCGCCGTGACCACTGCTCTCACCGGGGCGGATGCCGCCGCCTGCTACGACGCGGGGCTCGCGGCGATCCCTGCCGACAGCTGGACGGCCCGCAACCTTCGCGACGCCCGCGATCTGGTGCACTCCGGACTCGATGACGACGCGCTCGCGCTCGCATTGCACGATCGCCTGGCCGTGGCGGACTACTTCTGGGCCGATCTCGCTCCCGAGGCGGTGGGCCTCGCCATGGCATCGGTGCTGCACGCGGACGGCCGAGCGGCCGAGAGCATCCTGTTCGCCGTCAACATGGGGCGCGACGCCGACACCACCGCAGCGATCGCCGGCTGCATCGGCGGTGCGATCTCCGGCATCGGCGATCTGCCCGAGGAATGGGTGGCGGGACTGCGCCCCGTCGTGGGGTCGTGCATCCGTTCCATGGCCGGGATCCATCCGCTGGATGCCGCCGACACCCTGACCCGTATCGTCGAGGAGGCGCGCGCATGA
- a CDS encoding ADP-ribosylglycohydrolase family protein: protein MRLTWAQPEDLLPHELVQARAEGKDVEAIVARWTAAGGALDPVRGGATAEAAPDGLRTLARALLVEIDEVVSAESEATTWDEVRAVLTGMPAPIATPADAALRGRIHGAWAGRSAGCLWGKPVEKIPRAGIEEILRATGRWPLTDYFTAQGLPDDVARRWPWNRRSAVNSLIENIAGMPEDDDLNYPLLNLRVLETAGRGFTTDDIAQAWLADLPAGRTFTAERIAYRNLLDGYRPDEAARVRNPFREWIGALIRTDVYGWINPGDIAEAARMAWTDARLSHTRNGLWGAMWAAALTSASLVAASVDEVLDLASTAVPAGSELREAIDFGVALGRGELDDSAAIDALHAAYGHLHWVHTINNAALIAFALARSGGEFTRGVPLAVITGWDTDSAGATVGSVLGGLAGIDGLPAHFIDPLQNRIATSLPGLDGVEIDALAHRTLALLPTR, encoded by the coding sequence ATGCGCCTGACCTGGGCGCAGCCGGAGGACCTGCTGCCGCATGAGCTGGTGCAGGCGCGCGCGGAAGGGAAGGACGTCGAGGCGATCGTCGCCCGCTGGACTGCGGCGGGCGGCGCGCTCGACCCGGTGCGTGGCGGGGCGACGGCGGAGGCGGCACCCGACGGCCTCCGGACGCTGGCCCGTGCGCTGCTGGTCGAGATCGACGAGGTCGTGTCCGCGGAGTCCGAGGCGACGACGTGGGATGAGGTGCGGGCGGTGCTCACCGGTATGCCCGCACCGATCGCGACGCCGGCTGACGCCGCGCTCCGTGGCCGCATCCACGGCGCATGGGCCGGACGTTCGGCGGGATGCCTGTGGGGCAAGCCCGTCGAGAAGATCCCGCGCGCGGGTATCGAGGAGATCCTCCGGGCGACGGGTCGTTGGCCGCTCACGGACTACTTCACCGCGCAGGGCCTCCCGGACGATGTCGCGCGCCGCTGGCCGTGGAACCGGCGCTCGGCCGTCAACTCCCTGATCGAGAACATCGCCGGGATGCCCGAGGACGACGATCTCAACTACCCGTTGCTCAACCTTCGGGTGCTCGAGACCGCCGGCCGCGGCTTCACCACCGACGACATCGCCCAGGCGTGGTTGGCCGATCTGCCCGCCGGCCGCACTTTCACGGCAGAGCGCATCGCGTACCGCAACCTCCTCGACGGCTACCGTCCGGATGAGGCGGCCCGCGTGCGCAATCCGTTCCGCGAGTGGATCGGCGCGCTCATCCGCACCGACGTCTACGGGTGGATCAACCCGGGCGACATCGCCGAGGCCGCCCGTATGGCCTGGACGGATGCCCGCCTCAGCCATACCCGCAACGGGCTCTGGGGAGCGATGTGGGCGGCAGCGCTCACCTCGGCCTCACTCGTCGCGGCATCCGTCGACGAGGTGCTCGACCTCGCCTCCACTGCGGTGCCCGCGGGCAGCGAACTGCGGGAGGCCATCGACTTCGGCGTGGCGCTCGGGCGGGGCGAGCTCGACGACTCCGCCGCGATCGACGCTCTGCACGCCGCGTACGGACACCTGCACTGGGTGCACACGATCAACAACGCGGCGCTGATCGCCTTCGCGCTCGCCCGCAGCGGCGGCGAGTTCACACGGGGAGTGCCACTCGCCGTGATCACGGGGTGGGACACCGACTCGGCGGGTGCCACCGTCGGTTCGGTCCTGGGCGGACTCGCCGGCATCGACGGCCTGCCCGCGCACTTCATCGATCCGCTGCAGAACCGCATCGCGACGAGCCTGCCCGGGCTCGACGGGGTCGAGATCGACGCGCTCGCCCATCGCACGCTCGCCCTGCTCCCCACCCGCTGA
- a CDS encoding ADP-ribosylglycohydrolase family protein, whose protein sequence is MSWIRERTAAVLAGSAIGDALGGAAEGFSPEKIKERYGGPITGIVPPYHLDWQTARPVSPYHKGDGHITDDTLMTQALIRVYAERRDHIDAFAVAELLVPLLQTEIRWIPELERESILLQRIFLAEKWLVTRLQYGHVDPREAGVGNVVNCGAAMYMAPVGIVNAGNPEAAYAEAIDVAGAHQSSYGREAAGVFAAAVAASVALDATVDSVIDAALRVAHDGTAAAIRAVVDAARGLAPGADEEQIGRALRDAIRPFDTVGDAYREPLMDARVPSRTKSIEELPVALGFLVAHDGAFLPTVLGAVNYGRDSDSIASMAGSLAAGIGGQAVIPSDILDAIATASRVDFDEYAALLSGVAVDVMQKDAARAEADLRRVASLREA, encoded by the coding sequence ATGAGCTGGATTCGGGAACGCACGGCGGCCGTGCTCGCGGGGTCGGCCATCGGCGACGCCCTGGGCGGGGCGGCCGAAGGCTTCAGTCCGGAGAAGATCAAGGAACGGTACGGGGGCCCGATCACGGGCATCGTCCCGCCGTACCACCTGGACTGGCAGACCGCTCGACCGGTCAGTCCGTACCACAAGGGTGATGGGCACATCACGGATGACACCCTGATGACGCAGGCTCTGATCCGGGTGTACGCGGAGCGGCGAGACCACATCGATGCGTTCGCCGTCGCCGAGCTGCTCGTGCCGCTGCTGCAGACCGAGATCCGGTGGATCCCGGAGCTGGAGCGCGAATCGATCCTGCTGCAGCGCATCTTCCTCGCCGAGAAGTGGCTGGTCACCCGTCTGCAGTACGGCCATGTCGACCCGCGCGAGGCCGGCGTCGGGAACGTCGTCAACTGCGGTGCAGCGATGTACATGGCCCCGGTCGGCATCGTCAACGCCGGTAACCCCGAAGCGGCCTACGCCGAGGCGATCGACGTCGCTGGCGCCCACCAGTCGAGCTACGGGCGGGAGGCCGCGGGGGTGTTCGCGGCTGCGGTCGCGGCATCCGTCGCTCTCGACGCCACGGTCGACTCGGTGATCGACGCCGCGCTGCGCGTCGCCCACGACGGCACGGCGGCAGCCATCCGGGCGGTCGTCGATGCGGCCCGAGGGCTGGCCCCCGGCGCCGACGAGGAGCAGATCGGGCGGGCTCTGCGCGACGCCATCCGTCCCTTCGACACCGTGGGAGACGCCTATCGCGAGCCGCTCATGGACGCGCGGGTGCCGTCTCGGACCAAGTCGATCGAGGAGCTGCCCGTCGCGCTCGGCTTCCTCGTCGCGCATGACGGCGCGTTCCTCCCCACCGTGCTCGGTGCAGTGAACTACGGTCGCGACTCCGACTCCATCGCGTCGATGGCCGGAAGCCTGGCCGCGGGCATCGGCGGTCAGGCCGTGATCCCCTCGGACATCCTCGACGCCATCGCGACGGCCAGCAGGGTCGACTTCGACGAGTACGCGGCGCTGTTGTCGGGCGTCGCGGTGGATGTCATGCAGAAGGACGCGGCTCGTGCCGAGGCCGACCTGCGTCGCGTAGCGTCGCTCCGGGAGGCGTGA
- a CDS encoding ABC transporter substrate-binding protein: protein MKKLHRASIALAAAAVTALTLASCSAGGDTTDDAGDGEPVSITFQSFSDQPAAIEATKEIVDAWNEDNPDIQVDIVQAPTDSLDDKLTTQFAGEVAPDIIHYEVLGIVPFARDGYVADLSELLSKETIDDIDPGVLASVTVDDQMIGAPTELQTYVVFANKTLLEAAGVDIPTGDSMTWDELDEIAKATTSGDVHGITWGLKSPTAAFMSLGMGFGSEYFTGEGEDMKVDVKDADLEVPNRVRSMIEDGSVDPIGVTQSGSDVLATFYAGKAAMTVQGSYQVANIATDAPADMDWIVLPPLAGSEGAVQAANPQTLSINIDSPYQKQAAKFLDYFMQTDNLVKMNIADGLIPTTISAREALAEQTADQNGWPEIVQSAEGLDGPAFLQANGFVRWKDTVATPAFQKFLGGEIDDKGLASELDDGWAQVNG, encoded by the coding sequence GTGAAGAAGCTTCATCGCGCGTCCATCGCGCTCGCCGCAGCCGCGGTGACGGCGCTGACCCTCGCGTCCTGCTCCGCGGGCGGCGACACGACCGACGACGCCGGCGACGGCGAGCCGGTATCGATCACCTTCCAGTCCTTCTCCGACCAGCCGGCCGCGATCGAAGCGACCAAGGAGATCGTCGACGCCTGGAACGAGGACAACCCCGATATCCAGGTCGACATCGTGCAGGCGCCGACCGACAGCCTGGACGACAAGCTGACGACGCAGTTCGCCGGCGAAGTCGCGCCCGACATCATCCACTACGAGGTTCTCGGCATCGTGCCCTTCGCCCGCGACGGCTACGTGGCCGACCTGAGCGAACTGCTCAGCAAGGAGACCATCGACGACATCGACCCGGGTGTGCTGGCCTCGGTCACCGTGGACGACCAGATGATCGGCGCCCCGACGGAGCTGCAGACGTACGTCGTGTTCGCGAACAAGACGCTGCTCGAGGCAGCCGGCGTCGATATCCCCACCGGGGATTCCATGACCTGGGATGAACTCGACGAGATCGCGAAGGCCACGACGTCCGGCGACGTCCACGGCATCACCTGGGGACTGAAGAGCCCGACCGCGGCGTTCATGAGCCTCGGCATGGGCTTCGGTTCCGAGTACTTCACCGGCGAGGGCGAAGACATGAAGGTCGACGTGAAGGATGCCGACCTCGAGGTGCCGAACCGCGTGCGGTCGATGATCGAGGACGGCTCTGTCGACCCGATCGGGGTCACGCAGTCGGGCTCCGACGTGTTGGCGACGTTCTACGCCGGCAAGGCCGCCATGACCGTGCAGGGTTCGTACCAGGTGGCGAACATCGCCACGGACGCCCCGGCCGACATGGACTGGATCGTGCTGCCGCCGCTCGCCGGATCCGAGGGCGCGGTGCAGGCCGCCAACCCGCAGACGCTGTCGATCAACATCGACTCGCCGTACCAGAAGCAGGCCGCGAAGTTCCTCGACTACTTCATGCAGACCGACAACCTCGTGAAGATGAACATCGCCGACGGACTCATCCCCACGACGATCTCGGCACGCGAGGCGCTCGCCGAACAGACGGCCGACCAGAACGGGTGGCCCGAGATCGTGCAGTCGGCAGAGGGCCTCGACGGACCGGCCTTCCTGCAGGCGAACGGATTCGTGCGCTGGAAGGACACCGTCGCGACTCCCGCGTTCCAGAAGTTCCTGGGCGGAGAGATCGACGACAAGGGCCTGGCGTCCGAGCTCGATGACGGCTGGGCACAGGTCAACGGTTGA